AGGGAATGCGATGGCCGCTGCCCCCCAACTGATCCGGCACCCAGGCATCCAAAAGCAGGGCATCCACCGCATCGCCATAGGCCATCGCCCCAGCCAGATCGGCAGCAGAGCGGATGCGCAGGGCCTTCCAAATTTCACAACCGAGCTGCTGGCGCAAAAAACTGCACCGCTGCGGACTCTCACCACCATGGAGCTGGAGAACCCGATGGCCCCAGCTGGGTTTAAGGCTGTCAAGCTCGGCATCGCTGGGATCGGCAACCACCAGGACCCCTTGGCAGAGGGGATTTATCTCCGCCACGCCAGCAAATAGCTGGCGGCGCTCAGGCTGGGGCAGAAACCTGGGCGATTGGGGCACAGCAATCACACCAATCGCAGCCACCCCCAGGCCGGCCACAGCCTGGGCCTGGTCCAGCCGGGTCAAGCCACAGATTTTGAGGTTGGGGGATGGGAAGCCCACTG
This genomic interval from Cyanobium sp. WAJ14-Wanaka contains the following:
- a CDS encoding phosphoribosylanthranilate isomerase, which translates into the protein MTRLDQAQAVAGLGVAAIGVIAVPQSPRFLPQPERRQLFAGVAEINPLCQGVLVVADPSDAELDSLKPSWGHRVLQLHGGESPQRCSFLRQQLGCEIWKALRIRSAADLAGAMAYGDAVDALLLDAWVPDQLGGSGHRIPLEWLEGFAPPLPWWLAGGMRADRVTKVLARLKPDGLDASSGVERAPGDKDLQLVRELVAAVRDNSQDQGTSTGL